One genomic region from Spirosoma sp. KCTC 42546 encodes:
- the ileS gene encoding isoleucine--tRNA ligase: MPGVKYQQYESLDYAQIAAEVLTYWNQNQVFEQSVAIRDGQPTFTFYEGPPSANGAPGIHHVMARTIKDIFCRYKTLQGFQVERKGGWDTHGLPIELQVEKELGITKDHIGKPESEGGISVEEYNRKCRETVMRFTDQWNDLTQKMGYWVDLDNPYVTYKNEYIESVWWLLKQLYDQKTATGERMLYKGYTIQPYSPKAGTGLSSHELNMPGTYKDVRDTTIVAQFKVKPSGKSGFLFFDSADADIYILAWTTTPWTLPANSALTVGANIDYVLVKTINPYTHVVVHVVMAKNLVGRWLNEKGKVDSRTSPAFDAYLPTDKITPWTIVSEFKGQHLEGIEYEQLMPYVQPATPAFRVILGDFVTTEDGTGIVHTSPTFGADDFRVAQAAGIPPIMVKDETGKYVPIVDKHGQFVDEITDYAGRYVKEEYYSDEEREDPDFKPTDVLIAIKLKEENKAFRVEKYEHPYPHCWRTDKPILYYPLDSWFIRTTAKKEQLVELNKTINWQPESTGTGRFGNWLENLVDWNLSRSRFWGTPLPIWRTETGEEVCVGSVDEMKAHVAEAQKSGKLSDEQQAKNDEFLQKLSSGDYDLHRPYVDEVYFVSESGQVMQRESDLIDVWFDSGAMPYAQWHYPFENQDVFKKAFPADFISEGVDQTRGWFFTLHAIAVMLFDSVAFKNVVSTGLVLDKNGNKMSKRLGNAVDPFETLAKYGPDATRWYMITNAEPWDNLKFNTDGIGEVQRKLFGTLSNTYNFFALYANLDAFTFAGRSVPVAERPELDRWILSKLQSLILEVGTQFDSYNPTKAGRAVQDFVNDQLSNWYVRLSRRRFWSGVAIDGELTLDKRAAYETLHECLTTISQLMSPIAPFYADWLYRNLTEAATSVHLTDFPAADQALINTELEQSMELAQEVSSLVHSLRKGHKLKVRQPLSRVLIPVLNADTRRQIEHVSPIIMSEVNVKAVEFVDDASGILKKKVKPNFKALGPKFGKQMKDVAAVITAMTPEQLKQLEQSDSLQLGSFDLQLSDVEILTEDIPGWLVASDSGLTVALDVHVTDELRGEGIARDFVNRIQNLRKDRDFSVTDKIRIELERNNEALATAIEANRDYIRQEVQAVSLDLVSGLNGTAAEIEMDEFQLRLKIERA; encoded by the coding sequence ATGCCAGGCGTGAAGTACCAACAATATGAGTCCCTCGACTACGCGCAGATCGCAGCCGAGGTATTGACTTACTGGAATCAAAATCAGGTATTTGAACAATCAGTGGCGATCCGCGATGGGCAGCCCACATTTACGTTCTACGAAGGACCGCCATCAGCCAATGGAGCCCCTGGAATTCACCATGTGATGGCCCGGACGATTAAGGACATTTTTTGTCGGTATAAAACGCTTCAGGGATTCCAGGTCGAGCGCAAAGGCGGCTGGGATACACACGGACTACCCATTGAATTACAGGTTGAAAAAGAGTTGGGTATTACCAAAGATCATATCGGCAAACCCGAGTCGGAAGGGGGTATCAGCGTGGAAGAGTACAACCGCAAATGCCGAGAAACGGTCATGCGGTTTACGGATCAGTGGAACGACCTGACCCAGAAAATGGGCTATTGGGTGGACCTCGATAATCCTTACGTCACCTACAAAAACGAATACATCGAATCGGTTTGGTGGCTGCTCAAGCAGTTGTACGACCAAAAGACGGCAACTGGCGAGCGAATGCTCTATAAAGGCTACACCATCCAACCCTATTCGCCAAAGGCAGGAACGGGTTTAAGTTCGCACGAGTTGAATATGCCGGGCACCTATAAAGATGTGCGGGATACGACCATTGTTGCCCAGTTTAAGGTGAAGCCAAGCGGTAAATCGGGCTTTTTGTTTTTCGATTCTGCCGATGCCGATATCTATATCCTGGCCTGGACCACCACGCCCTGGACACTACCCGCCAACTCAGCGCTGACCGTTGGGGCCAACATCGACTATGTATTGGTGAAAACCATCAACCCCTACACGCACGTAGTGGTGCATGTGGTGATGGCCAAAAACTTAGTGGGACGATGGTTGAACGAAAAAGGCAAGGTCGATTCGCGTACTAGCCCTGCCTTCGATGCCTACCTGCCTACGGATAAAATAACGCCCTGGACCATTGTTTCGGAGTTTAAAGGCCAACACCTCGAAGGTATCGAGTATGAGCAGTTGATGCCCTATGTTCAACCAGCTACTCCTGCCTTCCGGGTTATTCTGGGCGATTTCGTCACGACTGAAGATGGTACGGGTATCGTGCATACCTCGCCAACTTTTGGGGCCGATGACTTCCGGGTAGCGCAGGCTGCGGGTATTCCACCGATCATGGTCAAGGATGAAACGGGAAAATATGTACCGATTGTGGATAAACACGGCCAGTTTGTGGATGAAATCACAGATTATGCCGGACGGTACGTAAAAGAGGAATATTACTCCGACGAAGAACGCGAAGATCCTGATTTCAAACCGACCGATGTGCTGATTGCCATCAAGCTGAAGGAAGAAAACAAAGCGTTCCGGGTTGAGAAATACGAACACCCCTACCCACACTGCTGGCGGACGGATAAGCCGATTTTGTATTATCCACTCGATAGCTGGTTTATCCGCACGACAGCAAAGAAAGAGCAATTGGTTGAACTGAATAAAACGATCAACTGGCAACCCGAGAGTACGGGAACAGGCCGCTTTGGCAACTGGCTCGAAAATCTTGTAGACTGGAACCTAAGCCGTAGCCGTTTCTGGGGAACACCCCTGCCGATCTGGCGCACTGAAACGGGCGAAGAAGTTTGCGTTGGATCGGTCGACGAAATGAAGGCGCATGTCGCAGAAGCCCAGAAATCTGGTAAGTTAAGCGACGAGCAACAAGCGAAAAACGACGAGTTTCTGCAAAAGCTTTCATCTGGCGATTACGACCTCCACCGGCCTTATGTCGATGAAGTCTATTTCGTTTCGGAGAGCGGTCAGGTGATGCAGCGCGAATCTGACCTGATCGACGTTTGGTTTGATTCAGGAGCGATGCCGTATGCGCAATGGCATTATCCGTTCGAAAATCAGGACGTGTTCAAAAAAGCGTTTCCGGCCGATTTTATCTCCGAAGGCGTTGACCAAACTCGGGGCTGGTTCTTTACGCTCCATGCCATTGCGGTGATGCTATTTGATTCGGTGGCGTTCAAAAACGTAGTTTCGACAGGATTGGTGCTGGATAAAAACGGCAACAAAATGTCGAAACGACTAGGCAATGCTGTCGATCCATTTGAAACACTTGCGAAATATGGCCCCGATGCAACGCGCTGGTACATGATCACCAACGCTGAGCCCTGGGATAACCTTAAATTCAATACCGATGGCATTGGCGAAGTGCAGCGGAAGTTGTTCGGCACACTGTCCAATACCTATAACTTTTTCGCGCTCTACGCCAATCTGGATGCGTTTACGTTTGCCGGACGAAGCGTGCCTGTAGCTGAACGACCTGAACTGGATCGCTGGATTTTATCCAAACTGCAATCATTGATTCTGGAAGTTGGTACTCAGTTTGATAGCTACAATCCTACGAAAGCAGGTCGGGCGGTTCAGGATTTCGTGAACGACCAGTTATCAAACTGGTACGTCCGTTTATCGCGCAGGCGTTTCTGGTCTGGGGTCGCGATCGATGGTGAGTTGACCCTCGACAAACGGGCGGCCTACGAAACTCTGCACGAATGTCTGACAACCATATCGCAATTAATGTCGCCTATCGCGCCGTTTTATGCCGATTGGTTGTATCGCAACCTAACAGAAGCCGCCACGTCGGTTCACTTAACCGACTTCCCGGCGGCTGATCAGGCGCTGATCAACACAGAACTGGAGCAATCGATGGAACTGGCCCAGGAAGTATCGTCGCTGGTACATTCGCTTAGAAAAGGCCATAAGCTAAAAGTTCGGCAGCCACTAAGCCGTGTACTGATTCCGGTCCTGAATGCGGATACGCGTCGGCAAATTGAGCACGTTAGCCCGATCATTATGTCGGAAGTGAACGTAAAAGCGGTTGAGTTTGTGGATGATGCCAGCGGTATCCTGAAAAAGAAAGTTAAACCGAACTTCAAGGCGCTGGGCCCTAAGTTTGGCAAACAGATGAAAGATGTTGCCGCCGTCATCACAGCGATGACGCCCGAGCAATTGAAACAACTGGAACAATCCGACAGCTTGCAGCTTGGCTCGTTCGATTTACAATTGTCGGATGTTGAAATTCTGACCGAAGATATTCCAGGCTGGCTCGTGGCCAGCGACAGTGGCTTGACAGTGGCACTAGACGTTCATGTAACCGACGAATTACGGGGAGAAGGTATTGCCCGCGATTTTGTAAACCGGATTCAGAACCTGCGTAAAGACCGTGATTTTTCGGTGACTGACAAGATTCGCATTGAACTTGAACGGAACAACGAAGCACTGGCAACCGCCATTGAAGCCAACCGTGATTATATCCGGCAGGAAGTTCAGGCCGTTTCACTAGATTTAGTGAGTGGCCTAAATGGCACTGCGGCAGAAATAGAGATGGACGAGTTCCAGTTACGGCTCAAAATAGAACGGGCTTAA
- a CDS encoding 1,4-dihydroxy-2-naphthoate polyprenyltransferase, giving the protein MKSWIAAARPRTLPLSLASIILGSFLAYANHHFSWPIALLAALTTIFLQILSNFANDYGDAVSGKDTELRVGPRRAVATGDISKEAMLRGIVLMSVLSLISGIGLLALAFYDAGPKIFWFFLVLGLLSIAAAIGYTNGKRPYGYAGFGDIAVLIFFGWVGVLGTYFLHTLSFSAILLLPATSVGLFATGVLNVNNIRDIETDTMTGKRSIPARLGLPLAIRYHWGLLLTGMGCAVAYSFLTGAAWFSYVYLLAFPLFILNGRAVATHKMPAELNARLGQLALTTLLFVLLFGIGQVL; this is encoded by the coding sequence ATGAAAAGCTGGATTGCGGCTGCCCGGCCGCGTACGTTACCGCTATCCTTAGCCAGTATTATTCTTGGTAGTTTTCTGGCATATGCCAATCACCATTTCAGTTGGCCAATTGCACTTTTGGCCGCTCTGACGACCATCTTCCTCCAAATCCTGTCCAACTTTGCCAATGATTACGGCGACGCGGTTTCAGGTAAAGACACCGAACTCCGGGTGGGGCCCCGCCGGGCCGTTGCTACCGGCGACATTAGTAAAGAAGCCATGCTTCGAGGCATTGTACTAATGTCGGTACTCTCGCTTATTTCTGGGATTGGGCTGCTTGCTCTGGCTTTTTATGATGCTGGCCCCAAAATCTTCTGGTTTTTCCTGGTCTTGGGCCTACTCAGCATTGCTGCTGCCATTGGCTACACCAATGGTAAACGACCGTATGGATACGCGGGTTTTGGTGATATTGCCGTGCTGATTTTCTTTGGGTGGGTGGGCGTACTGGGAACGTATTTTTTACATACGCTTTCGTTCAGTGCTATCCTGCTGTTACCCGCCACAAGCGTTGGATTATTTGCTACGGGTGTGCTAAACGTCAATAACATCCGCGACATTGAAACCGACACCATGACCGGCAAACGCTCAATCCCCGCACGTCTGGGGTTGCCGCTAGCCATTCGCTACCATTGGGGATTGCTCCTAACCGGAATGGGCTGTGCTGTTGCCTATTCGTTTCTGACAGGGGCGGCCTGGTTCAGTTACGTTTACCTACTGGCGTTCCCGCTGTTTATACTGAACGGTCGGGCTGTGGCTACGCATAAGATGCCTGCTGAACTCAATGCCCGCCTGGGCCAGCTTGCCCTCACCACCTTACTGTTTGTGCTGTTATTTGGAATTGGGCAGGTGCTGTAA
- a CDS encoding CcmD family protein: MDKLTEILREDGKIWVVVVVIGVVLSGWLYYFLRIGSRVNRVKRRMQLRQDSL, from the coding sequence ATGGATAAACTAACAGAAATACTACGGGAAGACGGTAAAATCTGGGTTGTTGTCGTCGTGATTGGGGTTGTTTTGTCAGGGTGGCTGTACTACTTTCTTAGAATTGGAAGCCGGGTAAATAGGGTAAAACGCAGAATGCAACTGCGTCAGGATTCTTTGTGA
- a CDS encoding metallophosphoesterase: MHYARCLTLAFLLIFGQNVLAQLPGIVRGPYLQVLTPNSVVVRWRTDQPTTGRVWYGLAASQLTENTRESQPTLEHALTITGLQPATRYAYAIGYDDTQLASGPDYYVKTAVPTGDTRPFRMWVLGDFGSGSDNQTNVYQAYRNATANRPADLWLWLGDNAYSFGFEEEYQRLVFPVYAPTLRNTPLFITPGNHDYADSETNFNTAYYNLFSFPQQGETGGVPSGSKSYYSSSYGNVHLISLDSQGRQDGQYRLYDTTSTQVQWLKRDLAANKLPWTIVIFHHPPYSKGGHNSDTEESMRLIRENLTPILERYGVDLVLNGHSHGYERTYRIKGLRGLANTYDKSQNLVENTTARYDGSLNSCPILTKGQGTVYIVNGSGGQLGGQSVDFPHPATVYNNTTLGGSMLLDVVDNRLDAQLVMSDGSVQDKFTIMKNVNKSASFTAEFADTLAFSASWIGDYRWPTGQTSRTIRYIADKAGTFPVVVTDNQECLADQFTVSVQQPPKLTAKVSGTTSGTTSVCVGSTFAVTATPENTSKASTWQYDVLLSDASGDFTNETIVGSGSLTTLNASLPANLAPGAGYRVRVRPRGISYAQLVSSDGFTVKPLPTATLAGSGTVLQGQPIDLSLSFTGDSPWKGTLSDGTAFSSSTTPTVQTVQPTKSTVYSIASVENSCGKGSASGQATITVLLPTAEEEFSGGQLRIYPNPTHEVVYIELTTNQKKEVTLSLSDSQGRSVFQKQYGSVSSVIETISMPHATGTYMLTIQAGQNKVVRKVVRQ, translated from the coding sequence ATGCACTACGCTCGTTGCCTGACTCTGGCTTTCCTTCTGATTTTTGGGCAGAACGTTCTGGCTCAATTACCTGGTATTGTTCGTGGCCCCTACTTGCAGGTACTTACACCAAACTCGGTTGTCGTTCGCTGGCGTACAGATCAGCCCACAACTGGTCGGGTATGGTATGGTTTGGCAGCCAGTCAGCTTACTGAGAATACCCGTGAAAGCCAGCCCACTCTCGAACATGCACTGACCATCACGGGGCTGCAACCGGCAACCCGCTACGCCTATGCCATTGGCTACGACGATACACAATTAGCATCGGGTCCAGACTACTATGTTAAAACGGCTGTGCCGACTGGCGATACCCGCCCCTTTCGGATGTGGGTACTAGGTGACTTTGGCAGTGGCAGCGATAATCAGACAAACGTCTATCAGGCCTATCGCAATGCTACCGCTAACCGGCCAGCTGATTTATGGCTTTGGCTTGGCGACAATGCGTACTCGTTTGGTTTCGAGGAAGAATATCAACGGCTGGTTTTTCCGGTGTACGCACCCACACTCCGCAATACGCCCCTATTTATTACACCGGGCAATCACGATTACGCCGATAGCGAAACAAATTTCAACACAGCCTATTACAATCTATTTTCGTTTCCGCAACAGGGTGAAACAGGGGGTGTTCCGTCGGGTTCAAAGTCATATTATTCTTCCAGCTACGGCAATGTCCATTTAATCTCACTGGACTCGCAGGGCCGACAGGATGGACAATATCGGCTATATGATACCACCTCTACTCAGGTACAATGGCTCAAACGTGATCTGGCGGCTAACAAATTGCCCTGGACAATCGTCATTTTTCACCATCCACCCTATAGCAAAGGCGGCCACAACTCCGATACGGAGGAATCTATGCGGCTTATCCGCGAGAACCTGACCCCAATTCTGGAGCGCTACGGAGTCGATTTAGTCCTGAATGGGCATAGTCATGGCTACGAACGAACGTACCGGATTAAGGGATTACGTGGTTTAGCTAACACCTACGATAAAAGCCAAAACCTTGTCGAAAATACGACAGCCCGTTACGATGGCTCGCTCAACTCCTGCCCTATTCTGACAAAGGGCCAGGGAACGGTGTACATTGTTAACGGTTCTGGTGGTCAACTAGGCGGACAATCCGTCGACTTTCCGCATCCGGCTACGGTTTACAATAATACTACACTTGGTGGATCAATGCTGCTTGACGTAGTTGATAATCGCCTGGATGCTCAGTTAGTCATGTCCGACGGTTCTGTGCAGGATAAGTTTACGATCATGAAAAATGTGAATAAATCGGCTTCCTTTACCGCCGAGTTCGCCGACACACTTGCCTTTTCGGCATCATGGATAGGCGACTATCGCTGGCCAACTGGACAAACCAGCCGTACCATTCGCTACATAGCCGATAAGGCCGGCACGTTCCCAGTTGTTGTTACTGACAATCAAGAGTGTCTAGCCGACCAATTTACGGTAAGCGTCCAGCAACCGCCTAAACTAACGGCAAAAGTATCCGGCACTACATCCGGCACTACATCGGTTTGTGTAGGCAGCACCTTCGCGGTTACAGCAACACCCGAAAATACCAGCAAGGCGTCAACCTGGCAGTACGATGTGCTCCTGTCTGATGCCTCGGGTGATTTTACAAACGAAACGATTGTTGGCTCAGGGTCACTGACAACTCTAAATGCGTCGCTTCCAGCCAATTTAGCTCCCGGCGCAGGCTACAGAGTACGAGTGCGGCCACGCGGCATTTCGTATGCACAGCTTGTATCGAGCGATGGATTTACAGTAAAACCCTTACCAACCGCTACATTAGCTGGCTCGGGAACGGTATTGCAAGGACAACCCATTGATCTCTCGCTCAGCTTCACAGGCGATAGCCCCTGGAAAGGCACGTTGTCGGATGGAACGGCATTTTCGAGCAGCACAACGCCCACTGTCCAAACAGTTCAACCAACCAAATCCACTGTTTACTCAATAGCGAGTGTTGAAAATAGTTGCGGTAAAGGCAGCGCTTCAGGACAGGCAACCATAACAGTGCTTTTACCGACCGCCGAAGAAGAATTTTCGGGTGGACAACTTCGGATTTACCCGAATCCAACGCATGAAGTAGTGTATATTGAGTTAACGACGAATCAGAAAAAGGAGGTCACGTTAAGCCTGAGTGATAGTCAGGGCCGATCGGTGTTCCAGAAACAATATGGATCGGTTTCTTCGGTAATAGAAACTATTTCAATGCCCCATGCCACAGGAACCTACATGCTTACCATTCAGGCGGGGCAGAACAAGGTGGTTAGAAAGGTGGTGCGGCAATAA
- a CDS encoding energy transducer TonB: protein MRYWRLFLLFVSSHVAFAQLASPDLNQDPVFTTVLKRRLTYPRQAEWSSVYGRVFAGFTVDNKGRIQNISILNSSHKGTYYGFEPTIRTALKKLPYLSLQYAGSYILPVSFIFVDYRHTDKPFIPQDTLFIQDLAGRIILKEINVFGSSTNSRERIIAAEKNEPY, encoded by the coding sequence ATGCGCTATTGGCGATTATTCCTGCTATTCGTAAGTAGTCATGTGGCTTTTGCTCAACTGGCAAGCCCTGATCTTAATCAGGACCCCGTTTTTACGACTGTTTTAAAGCGTCGTCTCACCTACCCTCGCCAGGCTGAGTGGTCCAGTGTATATGGTCGGGTTTTTGCCGGATTTACCGTTGATAATAAAGGGCGTATTCAGAACATTTCAATTCTAAACTCCAGCCACAAAGGCACTTATTATGGCTTTGAACCAACTATTCGAACAGCCTTAAAAAAGTTACCTTACCTAAGTCTTCAATACGCCGGTAGCTACATTTTACCGGTTTCTTTCATTTTTGTGGATTACCGCCATACGGATAAACCCTTTATTCCCCAGGATACCCTATTTATTCAGGATCTGGCGGGCCGAATCATATTGAAGGAGATCAATGTATTTGGCAGTAGTACCAATAGTAGAGAGCGGATCATAGCCGCAGAAAAAAACGAGCCCTATTAA
- the ccsA gene encoding cytochrome c biogenesis protein yields MLKHWWKALTVLILTYVFIAGLMSPVPKLPILHEAIRNTFFHPPLWIAMMVMLLSSAIFSIRYLRKGKADDDLLSVEFANTALLFGVLGCVTGSVWAYFAWGDLWPNDPKTNGVAVGMLMYLAYFVLRGSFDDEMRRARISSVYNIFAFAIFIPLILILPRLTDSLHPGNGGNPGFNQYDSDSSIKRIIRPAFIGFTLLGFWITQLRVRLRRLELNLDEQEEAKKSAAHQAIQVQDPGNL; encoded by the coding sequence ATGCTAAAACACTGGTGGAAAGCGTTGACCGTTCTCATTTTAACGTATGTCTTTATTGCAGGCTTGATGAGCCCTGTGCCTAAATTACCTATTTTACACGAGGCAATCCGCAATACGTTCTTTCATCCCCCCCTTTGGATTGCGATGATGGTTATGCTGCTGTCGTCCGCTATTTTTTCGATACGGTACCTCAGAAAAGGGAAAGCTGACGATGATTTGTTATCAGTGGAATTTGCCAATACGGCTCTTCTATTTGGTGTTCTGGGTTGTGTTACCGGATCGGTATGGGCCTATTTTGCCTGGGGCGATTTATGGCCCAATGATCCTAAAACGAATGGCGTTGCCGTTGGTATGCTTATGTATCTGGCTTATTTTGTACTAAGGGGATCATTTGACGACGAGATGCGCCGAGCTAGAATTTCTTCGGTCTACAACATCTTCGCCTTTGCTATTTTTATTCCCCTTATTCTTATCCTCCCCCGCTTAACGGATTCATTACATCCTGGCAACGGCGGGAACCCCGGTTTTAATCAATATGATTCCGATAGCTCCATAAAACGGATTATCAGACCTGCTTTTATTGGCTTTACCTTACTTGGTTTTTGGATTACTCAACTTCGCGTTAGACTGCGCCGGTTAGAACTAAATTTGGACGAACAGGAAGAAGCGAAAAAGTCGGCTGCCCATCAGGCGATACAAGTACAAGACCCAGGCAATTTATAA
- a CDS encoding glutathione peroxidase, whose translation MKKNLIVSMIAVAVVFTLTSFMSFSVLVKGIFSDKRAALSVPADAAAPTKSLYDFTVNSLDGKPVALKAYKGKKVVILNVASKCGFTPQYADWEKFYKEHGDKVVVLGFPANNFKSQEPGSSEEIAEFCKKNYGVTFPMFEKVSVLGDDQAPLYKWLTTKSLNGWNEQAPTWNFCKYVINEKGDLTNFFGSKVKPEDEEFKKAIGM comes from the coding sequence ATGAAAAAAAATCTCATCGTTTCCATGATCGCGGTTGCGGTCGTTTTTACACTCACTAGTTTTATGTCCTTTTCCGTTCTTGTCAAAGGCATTTTTAGCGACAAACGGGCTGCTCTCTCGGTTCCAGCCGACGCAGCCGCGCCAACTAAAAGCCTTTATGATTTCACTGTAAATTCACTGGATGGAAAACCTGTAGCGCTGAAAGCCTACAAAGGCAAAAAAGTTGTCATTCTGAACGTTGCCTCGAAATGCGGCTTTACGCCACAGTATGCCGATTGGGAGAAATTCTACAAAGAACATGGCGATAAAGTAGTGGTTCTGGGTTTCCCAGCCAACAACTTCAAAAGCCAGGAGCCCGGCAGCAGCGAAGAAATTGCTGAGTTCTGCAAAAAGAATTACGGCGTAACCTTCCCCATGTTCGAGAAAGTATCTGTACTGGGCGACGATCAGGCTCCCCTCTACAAATGGCTGACGACCAAGTCGTTGAATGGCTGGAATGAGCAGGCACCTACCTGGAATTTCTGCAAATATGTCATCAATGAAAAAGGTGACCTAACCAATTTCTTTGGCTCGAAAGTGAAGCCTGAAGATGAAGAGTTTAAGAAAGCTATTGGCATGTAA
- the argS gene encoding arginine--tRNA ligase: MDIQEELKVVIQRAVSELYQQEIGEVSLQPTKKEFEGLYTFVTFPLTKALRQAPAQIGQTIGAWLLEHSSLVSAFNVVQGFLNISVADAAWIEVLNDIAASSSFGLLPAKEQSVMVEFSSPNTNKPLHLGHLRNNFLGDSVSRILAANGYDVVKTCIVNDRGVHICKSMLAYKMFGHGETPESSGMKGDHLIGKYYVLFDKAYKAQIEEMVSQGTPKEEAEKKAPLMLEVQQMLRLWEQGDPETVALWSQLNAWVYAGFDATYKSIGVSFDKTYYESNTYLLGKEVVEEGLQKGVFYRKDDSSVWIDLTEEGLDQKLVMRSDGTSVYMTQDLGTTDLKFQDFHNNRSIWVVGNEQDYHFAVLFAILRRLGRTYANELYHLSYGMVDLPTGKMKSREGTVVDADDLIQETIDAASTAADEAAKGKLDEFSESEKTTLFQMLGLGALKYYLLKVDPQKRMQFNPAESVDLHGNTGPYIQYVHARIQSVLRKAADLTISLEGLVSATELDEIELQLVFLLSQYPQRVAEAGTAYAPSYIAQYAYELAKTFNQFYDKLSILKETDPIKLHTRLVLSKAIGETIRKAMGLLGIEVPEKM, encoded by the coding sequence ATGGATATTCAGGAAGAATTAAAAGTTGTTATTCAGCGTGCCGTTTCCGAATTGTATCAGCAGGAAATTGGTGAAGTGTCATTACAGCCTACTAAAAAAGAATTTGAAGGGCTTTACACCTTTGTTACGTTTCCGCTAACCAAAGCCCTTCGGCAGGCACCTGCGCAAATTGGACAAACCATTGGGGCCTGGTTGCTCGAACATAGTTCGCTTGTCAGTGCGTTTAATGTGGTGCAGGGTTTTCTGAATATTAGTGTTGCCGATGCGGCCTGGATTGAAGTATTAAATGACATTGCTGCCAGTTCGTCATTCGGTCTGTTGCCCGCAAAAGAACAGTCGGTGATGGTTGAGTTCTCATCGCCGAACACGAACAAACCGCTGCACCTCGGGCACTTACGTAATAATTTTCTGGGCGATTCGGTCAGCCGGATTCTGGCTGCCAATGGCTACGACGTTGTGAAAACCTGTATCGTTAATGATCGGGGCGTCCATATCTGCAAATCCATGCTGGCTTACAAGATGTTCGGTCATGGGGAAACACCTGAGTCATCGGGCATGAAGGGCGATCACCTGATTGGGAAATACTACGTTCTGTTCGATAAAGCCTACAAAGCGCAGATTGAAGAGATGGTGAGTCAGGGAACACCCAAAGAAGAGGCCGAAAAGAAAGCTCCTCTTATGCTCGAGGTTCAGCAGATGCTGCGCCTTTGGGAACAGGGTGATCCCGAAACGGTAGCGCTATGGAGCCAGCTCAACGCCTGGGTATACGCTGGTTTCGATGCTACCTATAAAAGCATTGGCGTTAGTTTCGATAAAACCTATTACGAATCGAATACCTATTTATTAGGGAAAGAAGTTGTTGAGGAAGGCTTGCAAAAGGGGGTTTTCTACCGGAAAGATGACAGTTCGGTCTGGATCGATCTGACCGAAGAAGGTCTGGATCAGAAGCTGGTGATGCGTTCGGATGGTACGTCGGTATATATGACGCAGGACCTGGGCACAACCGATCTGAAATTCCAGGATTTTCATAATAACCGCTCCATTTGGGTGGTAGGCAACGAGCAGGATTATCACTTTGCGGTGCTGTTTGCTATTCTGCGTCGGTTAGGGCGGACGTATGCCAATGAGTTATATCACCTTTCGTATGGCATGGTGGATTTGCCAACGGGAAAAATGAAATCGCGGGAAGGCACCGTTGTGGATGCCGACGATCTGATTCAGGAAACCATCGACGCTGCGTCGACTGCCGCCGATGAGGCCGCCAAAGGTAAACTCGACGAGTTCAGTGAATCCGAAAAGACAACCCTGTTTCAGATGCTGGGGTTAGGCGCTCTGAAATATTACCTGCTGAAGGTAGATCCGCAAAAACGAATGCAGTTCAATCCGGCCGAGTCAGTTGATCTGCACGGAAATACGGGGCCGTACATTCAGTACGTTCACGCCCGGATTCAATCTGTACTAAGGAAGGCCGCCGACCTGACTATATCGCTGGAAGGGCTCGTGTCAGCAACGGAATTGGATGAGATTGAGCTACAATTGGTCTTTTTGCTGAGTCAGTATCCGCAGCGTGTAGCCGAAGCAGGAACAGCCTACGCACCCTCTTATATTGCCCAGTATGCCTATGAGTTGGCGAAGACGTTTAACCAGTTCTACGACAAGCTGTCGATACTGAAAGAAACCGATCCCATCAAATTACATACCCGGCTAGTATTATCAAAAGCCATTGGTGAAACTATTCGTAAGGCAATGGGTTTATTGGGCATAGAGGTGCCTGAAAAAATGTAG